One Scytonema millei VB511283 DNA window includes the following coding sequences:
- a CDS encoding IS1/IS1595 family N-terminal zinc-binding domain-containing protein, whose product MFTALPACPSCQSEDVVKNDRTRHQKQNYKRRDCGRQFVKNPQWRMISEETKGIIDRLLLEKLSLAGIAPALQISELWVQQYVNQKYQQVTQKVQVRDMRRNAV is encoded by the coding sequence ATGTTTACTGCTCTGCCTGCCTGTCCCAGTTGTCAGTCTGAAGATGTGGTCAAAAACGATCGAACTCGACATCAAAAGCAAAATTACAAGCGCCGAGACTGTGGGCGGCAATTCGTCAAAAATCCACAGTGGCGGATGATTAGCGAGGAAACTAAAGGTATCATTGACCGATTGCTGCTGGAAAAACTGTCACTAGCTGGCATTGCCCCTGCCTTACAAATTTCCGAACTGTGGGTACAACAATACGTCAACCAGAAATACCAGCAAGTGACTCAGAAGGTGCAGGTGCGCGACATGCGCCGAAACGCCGTCTAA